In Halobacillus amylolyticus, the following proteins share a genomic window:
- a CDS encoding lysozyme inhibitor LprI family protein, producing the protein MEEQEEERYKNWDKALNEIYGVLKEQLSPEQMDQLTEEQRNWVEFRDEAAKEASLEYEGGSTESLEYVATQASLTKERCYELVANYMK; encoded by the coding sequence ATGGAGGAACAAGAGGAGGAAAGATATAAAAACTGGGATAAGGCATTGAATGAAATCTATGGAGTATTGAAAGAACAGCTTAGTCCAGAACAGATGGATCAATTAACAGAAGAACAACGGAATTGGGTAGAATTTAGAGATGAGGCTGCTAAAGAAGCATCACTAGAATATGAAGGTGGTTCAACAGAATCATTAGAATATGTGGCTACGCAAGCAAGTCTTACAAAAGAAAGGTGCTATGAGTTAGTTGCAAATTATATGAAGTAA
- a CDS encoding transposase, which translates to MYRNRWHIELFFRWIKQHVTIKRFFSFDEEAAQNQIYMALITYCLLVLHRQEKQSSSSPLKVARRLKALLWEPYQEWENALRCVP; encoded by the coding sequence ATGTACCGTAACCGTTGGCACATTGAGCTTTTCTTTCGTTGGATCAAGCAACATGTGACGATTAAACGTTTCTTCAGCTTCGATGAAGAAGCTGCCCAGAATCAAATTTACATGGCCTTGATCACCTATTGTTTACTCGTTTTACACAGGCAAGAGAAACAATCGTCATCCAGTCCTTTGAAGGTCGCGAGACGCCTAAAAGCTTTACTATGGGAGCCTTATCAAGAGTGGGAAAATGCTCTTCGATGTGTACCATAA